The Eubalaena glacialis isolate mEubGla1 chromosome 3, mEubGla1.1.hap2.+ XY, whole genome shotgun sequence nucleotide sequence CTGACCACCTCTCAGACTTGACATTCACGAAGCATCTACTCTACGCCAGGTACAGCCCTGGGCTTTTTCACAAACATCACTCctgcctcacaacaaccccacgaAGAGGGCCTTACTATCCCcgatttatagatgaggaagctgaggcctagCCAGACTTGCTCAGGATGGCTGAGAGTAAGTGGCAGAGCGGGGACCAGAATTCAGACTGTGCTCCCTGTCCAGCGCTCTGCGCCTGTGCTGTCTCCCCACCTCCGAGGTGCCTGCAGAAGCAGGCGTCCAGCCAGGCTCCAGAGAATAGCACGGTGTGTCGGGCAGGCCCCTCAGGTGCGCTTGGCAGACGGACGCCTCTGTGACCCCGCTGGCCAAGCACTGAGCCCAGGCTGGGACCACAGATCAGAGCCAGTCACGTGGCGGGGGCCAGGGCAGGTGATccctgaagaggtctgtttcctGGGCTAACAGGCAAGGTGGCCTCCAGCTGGCCCCTGGGAGCAGCGTCGGGATACACCCTCCAGGGACCCACAGGACAGGAAGCCGAAGGCTGGGCTGTGTACAGTCCGCTGTGCAGACCGGCAGTAGCAGACCTGTCCTTCCGAAGTTCTGCTTCAACCCTGCTCAGGTTTGGTTGGgcgggggaagaggaggagccaGAGCAGGAAGGATGGAGCCAGGAACAGAAGTAGGGGGGCAGGAGCCATGCTGATGTGGCGGAGTTCTGGCCACTCACACCCTGCTGGGCTGGCCTCCACAGGCAGCCCTCTCCTGCCCGGCCTGCTCTGCTGCGGGCAAGAGGGCTGGGTCTGCTTAAAGCTAACGTCCTTCCAATGACCAGTCAGTTCAAATTGCGGCCGAGGAACAGCCTGTGAACTTGAACTCACACAGTTCAAGAATTTGGCCCTTAAGCTCCAAGCAGGTCACCCAAAGATTCAGAACTCTGAGGCTCCCCTAATACCCAGCCTTGCCCCCCACACCCTGGCCTGAGCAAGAAAGGAAGTCTAGGGAGAATCTTCACTGGGAGAAGGGGACCTGGGCCTGAGCTCTGGGCCCCTTAGAAGCAAGGGGCTGTGGGACTGGGCTGGAAGCCTCGCTCAGGATGCCGACCTCAGCTCCAGGCTAACCTCTGGGCAGGAACCCCTGCCTGCCGTGAGGCCCACCCAGCTAGCTGCTGTCCACTTAAGCAGGGACAGACATCAGGTCACACCCAGGCCTCTCTCCCCTTGCTCCTCCCTTCTGAGCTGCCATTGTGTCAGGCCAGCCCAGCACAGAGTCGGAGCCCCTGTCTCGCCCCCGTGCTCCTCCCTTTTCCCATGACTTGGAGGCAGCCGATGattctgtccccttcttgtcCCCTTCCCCATCACACTTTCCTCAGGGTGGAAGGCTCCAACCACTCCATCCTCCACTTCTCAGCCTTCATGCTCAACCAGCAGCACTACTGCCTGGGTTGGtacaagaggaggaagagagcagcCAGGACACGACGCAGCTGGTCCAGCCTCCAGGTTGGCGCTGGCGGGGGGGCGGGCTCCAGGTGAAGTGAAAAGATGGGTCTGTGGGGGCAGCGCCCCTCTTTCTGGTAGCTCACTCATCCCTCCTCGACCCAAAACTACTGTACAACAGAGGGGTGAAGGAGCATGGAGCTGGGGAGGGCCTCACTTGGAGCTGGGAGCCGAGTTGTCTGCGTGGAGGAAGGTGGCAGTGGTGTAGTTCTGGAAGAGAGGCTGCAGGAACATGCCGATGGTGCCAAAGACACAGACGAAGACAAAGATCCAAAGGAACAGACGGTCGATCACCATGGCGACATACTTCCAGTCCTCACTCACCTggacagaggagaggaaggagacccAGGTATCAATCACATGATACAGGAGGGGAGTGGATCAGGTAGAAGCAGCTTCCACCACACATCACTCCTCTCACTCCACGACCCCAGAGTGACCTTTCCAAAGCATGGCCCCAGTCTTGCCTGCTTAAAAGCCTCCAGTGGCCCCACTGCCTTCAGCAGCCACCCAAACTCCCAAGTCTAAAATCAAGACCCACCCATGACAAATATGAGCCAACCACCTATCTTCCAGCCTCTGACCCAGCCTTACCAAACTCCAGTCTGTCCTCTCAGGTCTCTGTGCCTTTGGGTTTCCTTTTGGTCTAGAATTCCAGTCCTCCTTATCTCTACCTGTGAACTCCTACACAGCCTTCAAAGCCTaaatcaaatgtcacctcttctatGAAGGCTTCCATGATCCCCCTGATGAGAATGAACCACTGTTTCCTCTGGGTTCCCTCAGCACTGTGTACACGTCTCTATCAATCACGGTATTTTTACTGCACTGTATTGTCATTTCAATTTGTATGcctgtcccctccttcctccccgccCGCCTCCCGCCACTTAAGCTATGAGCTCCTAAACTACAGGGACCCAATTTGATTCATCTTTGTAATCCCAGCATCTCAAACACAGGGTTCCagtaaacgggtgttgaattagTGAATGAATGGCTGCCTCTGCAGGCCTCACTCCTTATATGACTGCCTGGGGAGCCCCATCCAACAGCCCCAGAGGGTGAGGACTAGATCTCAGGTGTAAACAAACCCGTCCAGAAGAAAATAACCTCTGTGGGTTTGGGAGCCAATCACAGGGCCTGCAGGAGGCCTGGCCTCCACTCAGAGCTGCTCCACTCCGGCCTGAGTCTGGACCTTTGTACACGTGTTCATCTGTAGCCCAGCCAGCCGGGGGGATGGGAAGAGGCACTGTGCACCTTCCTTTAGTCAGCAGCTGAATAATGACTCATTCGTGTCACCCTTGTGCCTCCTATGTACCTGGCaccatgctaggcactggggatgtgACTGAGAGCAAGACAAACACATCCTGCAGTTTACAGTCTACTGAGGGAGATGGACACAAAAttagtaaaaatgaaataattacacaTTGGTGGGTGCTTATATGGAAACAAAGGATAGAGAAATGGAGGGGGAGATATAATTCAGGGTGTGATCTGGGGAGGCCTCCTTGAGGAGGTGACACCTTAAGCTAAGATCTGATAAGTGAGAAGGAGCCAGCTGAAACAATCAGAAacaatcagacaaacccaaaccgAGGGATCTTCGATTGGTCTGTACCCTTCAAAAATGTTTATGCCATGAAAGACAAAGCTGAGGAACCGTTCCAGATTGATGGAAACTAAAGAGACGGAACAACTAAGTGGAATTCAAGATCCTGGATTGAAGTGGGGGAGATGCTACAAAGGACATTACTGAGACAACTGAAAAAATGTTAGTATGGACTTTATATCAGATAAAGGTATTGTATTGATGCTAAATTTCCTGAATTTCATCACTGAGCCTGGGTTATGCAAGACAATATCTCTGTTCTTAGGAGAGAAAAGCTGAGGTATTTGGGATAAAGGATCACTATGTCCACAACTTACTCTCAAACAGTAgtgcaaaaattaataatagtaataataatttttaaaaggaaaaaaagaagggcatTCCAAACAGGGGGACCAatatgtgcaaaggtcctgagttAAGAAAGAGCTTAGCTGGCTTAGAACAGTTGAGCAGATAAGCCAGTGACCTGAGCAGGGGAGAGATGGCACAAAGTGAGCAGGAGACATTGAGTGTTTGGATGGAGAAGCACAAGAACTGAATCAGGGAGACCATTAGGAGTCTCTGCCCTGGTCCAGCAAGAGCTGATAGAGGCCTACAGCCAGGGAGGCAGCATGGAGATGGTGAATAAAGAAGGAAGCTGAAAATCACTTTGGAGGTTGGTTCCATAGGACAGGACTTCTGATGATTTGGATGGTGGGGGACGtaagaaagagaggagtcaaggatgactgcAGGTTTTTGGTCTAAACCATTGGGTGGATGGTGATGTCATTTACTAAAAGATGGGGAGATTGGAGGAGGAGCAAGTTGGTGGTGGGGATGTAGATTAAGCactcagttttggacatgttaagtttgagatgcctgtgaAGCATCCAAGTAGGTCATTGCATCCTCATCACCTAACTCAGTAAATGCACATTACATGAGTGGACTGCAGTGGGGGAGGCGGAGGCAGTGACGCAGCCGGTCAACCCCCTGCATTCACCACCAGCATCTCCCACTTGGCCTCAGCCACCTCTGAGGCTCCCGCCCCATTTCCTCATGACTTggtccctctcttcttccttcaggACCATAACTTGCTCCTTAGCTCAAGCCTCAGCTCCTGCCCTCCCAGGGAATAGAAATACCAGGCTCTGAAgcatccccccaccaaaaaaaaaaaccggtaGTGCAGGAGCCCACCCTTCTCATCCCCCAAGCCGGAATGGCTGCAATCCAGTGGAAACATGGCCAGTCACCAGAGCAACAGCTGAGCCACAGCCTGCAACCAGCCAGGTACCCAAAGACTGATTGCCAGATGGGGCCAGCCACAGCCCAAAGTGGGGGGAAGTCAACCCATCATcttcccccccatcccctggctCAGTGTTCCCCTTCTGGGAGTCACTGCAGAAAGATCCCAGTGTGCAGAAAGCTCAGGGTGGGTCTTAAAAACCCTCGCCTCCACCTGCCCCCACCTCCGTAAATATTTCACAAGGGCATCCCCTGAGGACCCAGAAGAGCAGGAAAAGGATATTgatttgggactctgtgctcttcCCAGCAGCTGGTGGAACCTCTtaaccacccccacccctcccataCACACTTTCTACTGCCCTCAATATTGCCCCCCGACGCGGGGCACACGAAGGGCATCTCCATTTGTGCTAAGAGCTGCAGGTTAACAACATGGGCTTGGGAGTACAAGCGGCAGAGAGGGTGTCTGGGGTCAGAGCCACGGGCCAGCTGCAAACCCAGAAGGGCCTCCTCCACTTCCTGGCCACCCTCCCAACACTAACGACACTCACGATGCCCCAGCTGAGGCATTTCACTCTGGATACTAGTCCTCAGGAAGCCGCAAGGTCATCCTGTACCAACTACAACTTAGGCGGTGCCGCCTCCCGGAAGTCAGAGAAGAGGCCACGCCAGCGCCCAGGCCCACAGGCCCCGGCCGGACTCTCACTGCCCACATCCTGCACTCCCGTTAGCGCCTCGGTGTCTGTCTGCGCAGGTACCGAGGGCCCTGCAGCCCGCATCCCACGCCCGAGTCCCCGCGCCTCACTCACGCTCTGGTCGTCGTCCTCGCTCCGCATGTGGTCCGCGATGAAGCGCACGCCGTCCACCGCCTCCCAGAGGCCGCAGCCACACTGCCCGCCGGAGCGCCCGGGGCCGGCTGCCGGCGCCGGCTCCGAGCCGAAGGCCCCAGCCAAGCCCTGGACAGACGCGCGGTTGACGAAGCACGTGCAGGAGTCTGCCCCCAGGGCTTCGCGGAAGAAGAGGGCGCCGGCTCCCTCCAGCCCGCGCTGGCACCGCCGCAGGCGCAGGCGTTGGCGGGCGCAGCGGTGGCGCGGCTGCTGCATGAAGAGCAGCGTGGGCAGCTTCTCCAGGAAGATGACCTTGACCCAGGGAGCCATGGTGTGCGTGGTGGGTGAGCGGTGGTGCACGTTGAGCACGCACACGCTGGTGACGATGGAGAAGGTGACTAGCACCATGGTGAACATGAGGTACTTGCCTACAAGCGGCACATCGAGGGAGGTGGGCGGCACGATCTTGGAGATGAGCAGCAGGAAGACGGTGAGCGCCAGCAGCACGGAGATGCACAGCGTCATCTTCTCGCCGCAGTCAGATGGCAGGTAGAAGACAAGGATGGCTAGTGAGGTGATAAGCACGCAGGGGATGATGAGATTGATGGTGTAGAAGAGTGGCTTGCGGCGGATGATGAAGTCGTACGTGATGTCCACATAAGTGGAGTCGTCCGGGTTCTCGTTGCGCCGGCCCGGCAGCGCAACAATGTCCCACTCGCCACTGGGCGTGAAGTCGTCCAGGCTGGCCACGTCACTCTTGAGCACCAGGTCAATCTCGGTGCGGTCGTAGGTCCACGAGCGGAACTTCATGGTGCAGTTCTGCTGGTCAAATGGGAAGTGCTTTACTTCGATCTTGCACGCACTCTTGTAGATGGCAGGCGGCAGCCAGAAGATGCTGCCATCATAGGAGACCACGGCATTGGAATAGAAGGACACCTCGTACATGCCGTCAGCACTGCCAAGGGATGAGCACAGTCAGCCCTGGCCTAAGCAttcctccaccccacccatcaACCCAGCCCTGAGTGGGAAGAGAGGAAAGCCAAAGGGATATATGGGAAGAGGGTAACCATCCAGGGGTacagggaggaggagcaggaattGAGCAAGAAGGGGATCTGGGTGGGTTGGTGAGGAGAAGAGGTGTCCTGGTCAGAAGGCCTCAGAGACAGAAGAGGGTGATGAAGAGGGGAGGCACATCTGCCACTTGTCATGCATTCTGTAAGCTGGTTGCTCCACATGAAGGTGGAGAAGTTAGGGGAGCCAGGGAGGCCAGAGTGAGGAGCCCCAACCAATGGAGAGGGAcaggggcaggtgggaggaggagaCGGTCCCTAGTGGCTATGGACTAGTGGCTTTGGGTCTTCGAGATAAGAGGGATTATtgcaggagaggggctggaaccTGCAGGAGAAACTGGGATCTCCAAGTTCTTTGACCCTCCCCAATCCTCTTGGAAAGCCTATTGAATCAGTTTAGGCACTGGGGGCTGTCGATACTCGTTTTTATGCCACTGCAGCTCCAAACACTGGGAGTCCTAATTGGCTGAGAGGGAGCTGGCCATGGACCAAGTTACCTTGGCTGTCCACATTATACCTCACTGGTTTGGGTCTGTCTGTCTGGGTAGTGACTTGTCTTTGCCAATGAAAAGTCCCTCTGTCCCCCAGCATGAGCTAATTTACTTTCCCCAAGACCTGAGTACTCCCATGGTCTCCTCCAGCCTTCCCATCCCTCCAGGGTCACCTACTTGTTGTATAAGACCACATCTGGGAGCCAGATGTGTTTGGAAGGGAGCCGAACTTTCTTCATGTTGTCAAATTCCTCAGGCTTCCAGGTGAGGCGATAATCCTCCCACTcctgggaaagggagagagggaggcagcaCCAACCTCTGCCCTGGGAGGGGCTCAAGGTCAAGGACAGGGACAAGAGGAGGCCTATCTGGCTTGAGGAAGTTTTGAAAAGTCATTGCATCCCCACAGTGACTTCTCTGCCCAGCAAAAGTGTCTTCTCATTTAATTTGCATAGCCAAGCCAAGATATTAGAA carries:
- the CHRNB2 gene encoding neuronal acetylcholine receptor subunit beta-2 is translated as MAWRSGPMALLLSFGLLGLCSGVCGTDTEERLVEHLLDPSRYNKLIRPATNGSELVTVQLMVSLAQLISVHEREQIMTTNVWLTQEWEDYRLTWKPEEFDNMKKVRLPSKHIWLPDVVLYNNADGMYEVSFYSNAVVSYDGSIFWLPPAIYKSACKIEVKHFPFDQQNCTMKFRSWTYDRTEIDLVLKSDVASLDDFTPSGEWDIVALPGRRNENPDDSTYVDITYDFIIRRKPLFYTINLIIPCVLITSLAILVFYLPSDCGEKMTLCISVLLALTVFLLLISKIVPPTSLDVPLVGKYLMFTMVLVTFSIVTSVCVLNVHHRSPTTHTMAPWVKVIFLEKLPTLLFMQQPRHRCARQRLRLRRCQRGLEGAGALFFREALGADSCTCFVNRASVQGLAGAFGSEPAPAAGPGRSGGQCGCGLWEAVDGVRFIADHMRSEDDDQSVSEDWKYVAMVIDRLFLWIFVFVCVFGTIGMFLQPLFQNYTTATFLHADNSAPSSK